A section of the Virgibacillus sp. NKC19-3 genome encodes:
- the opp4A gene encoding oligopeptide ABC transporter substrate-binding protein, whose product MNKKLLFLLMFVLSLVFILAACSDSTSEDADSGDADSAETGDAGEDASITYAIDQAPEGLFIDGFAGSAIDSKINDIIHVDMVTTNEEMEYIPNLADWETDDNQEFTFTLEEGVHWHNGEELTMEDWEFAIEVIADPDYEGPRFNYVQDIEGAEEYRDGEADEVSGFEVVDDYTAVITFNEPKVNNLENVWTTPMPKAELEDIPVGDMEEAPEVRENPVGLGPFQVTDIVEGESITLERFDDYWEGKPKLAEMQIRIIDPSLNLGALQNGEVDIMEIRPDDIAELEGLDHVRVEEQAGLGYSYIGFRMGHYDEDEGSAVDDYDKYDSKELRQAMFHAIDRQSIIDSYLAGTANIVNTPVPSVHWIVADESELTQYDYDPERAEQLLEEAGYVDTNDDGYREDPDGNEFVVNFSHFAGSSAFEGRAQALMQAWEDVGLKTELVTGQLIEFNTFNDMKENDDDNIEVFFGSWSVGDDPDPSGLWHSTAEWNYGRWVNEESDELLDEGLSEASFDEDYRADVYAEWQKLFNDELPGLPLWENVDLYGINNQLEGVTIDAVGLRDFHEWYVTEE is encoded by the coding sequence GTGAATAAGAAATTATTGTTTTTATTAATGTTCGTTTTGTCATTGGTTTTCATATTAGCTGCTTGTTCTGATAGCACTTCAGAAGATGCTGACAGTGGTGATGCTGATTCAGCAGAAACAGGGGATGCAGGTGAAGATGCTTCCATTACATATGCTATTGATCAGGCACCTGAAGGATTATTCATCGATGGGTTTGCAGGGAGTGCCATTGATAGCAAGATAAATGACATTATCCATGTTGATATGGTTACTACAAATGAAGAGATGGAGTATATACCAAATCTTGCTGACTGGGAAACAGATGATAACCAGGAATTTACCTTTACGCTTGAAGAAGGGGTGCATTGGCATAATGGGGAAGAATTAACCATGGAAGATTGGGAATTTGCCATTGAAGTCATTGCCGATCCTGATTATGAAGGTCCACGTTTCAACTACGTACAGGACATTGAAGGGGCCGAGGAATATCGTGACGGTGAAGCCGATGAGGTTTCCGGTTTTGAAGTGGTGGACGATTACACCGCCGTGATTACCTTTAATGAACCAAAGGTAAATAACTTGGAAAATGTTTGGACAACACCAATGCCAAAAGCAGAATTGGAAGACATTCCTGTTGGGGATATGGAAGAAGCCCCGGAAGTACGTGAGAATCCGGTAGGTCTTGGACCATTTCAAGTAACGGACATTGTCGAAGGAGAATCCATTACATTGGAACGCTTTGACGATTATTGGGAAGGAAAGCCAAAGTTAGCGGAGATGCAGATTCGCATCATTGATCCTTCTTTAAATCTTGGAGCATTACAGAATGGGGAAGTCGACATTATGGAAATTCGTCCGGATGATATTGCAGAACTGGAAGGATTAGATCATGTTCGCGTGGAAGAGCAAGCAGGCTTAGGGTATTCGTATATTGGCTTCCGCATGGGGCATTATGATGAAGATGAAGGAAGCGCAGTAGATGATTATGACAAATATGACAGCAAAGAATTGCGTCAAGCAATGTTTCATGCGATTGATCGACAATCCATTATTGATTCTTATTTAGCTGGGACGGCAAATATTGTTAATACACCAGTTCCATCTGTTCACTGGATTGTTGCGGATGAATCCGAATTAACGCAATATGATTATGACCCGGAAAGAGCAGAACAATTACTGGAAGAAGCTGGGTATGTAGATACGAATGATGATGGATATAGGGAAGATCCGGACGGTAATGAATTTGTTGTGAACTTTAGCCACTTTGCAGGTTCTTCCGCATTTGAGGGACGCGCTCAAGCCCTCATGCAAGCATGGGAAGATGTAGGTTTGAAGACCGAATTAGTAACAGGCCAGTTAATTGAATTTAATACGTTCAATGACATGAAAGAAAATGATGACGATAATATTGAAGTATTCTTTGGATCCTGGAGTGTAGGTGATGATCCTGACCCATCTGGTTTGTGGCATAGCACAGCGGAGTGGAACTATGGACGTTGGGTAAACGAGGAATCCGATGAACTACTTGATGAGGGATTAAGCGAAGCATCCTTTGATGAGGATTATCGTGCAGATGTCTATGCTGAATGGCAAAAACTATTCAACGATGAACTTCCTGGACTGCCACTTTGGGAAAATGTTGATTTGTATGGTATTAATAATCAATTAGAAGGTGTAACCATTGATGCAGTAGGGTTGCGTGATTTTCATGAGTGGTATGTTACCGAAGAATAA
- a CDS encoding ABC transporter ATP-binding protein, which translates to MSRHTVTIDLTQEKETKEKETLLEIKNLKKYYPVTAGVFKRKIGDIKAVDDISLTLKRGETFGLVGESGCGKSTAGKTILRLTDPTEGQIIFDGKDITHISGAKLRETRKNFQMVFQDPYASLNSKMMVGHIVDEPKRNFTKKSHKELILEIKQLLKRVGLREEDYYKYPHEFSGGQRQRIGIARALALNPKLIVADEPVSALDVSIQSQVLNLLQELQDEFDLTYLFIAHDLSVVKHMSDRIGVMYLGNLVEVSEKDEIYEEPLHPYTQALTSAIPDPNPLNKKERIILEGDVPSPQNPPSGCVFHTRCPVAMPKCQEIVPQLKEVRPNREVACLLYEEE; encoded by the coding sequence ATGAGTCGACATACTGTGACAATCGATCTAACTCAAGAGAAGGAAACGAAAGAAAAAGAGACATTACTTGAGATAAAAAATTTAAAAAAATATTATCCAGTCACTGCTGGAGTCTTTAAGCGAAAAATAGGAGATATTAAAGCGGTAGACGATATATCATTAACACTTAAAAGAGGTGAAACATTCGGACTCGTTGGAGAATCAGGTTGTGGGAAATCAACAGCGGGAAAAACAATTTTACGTCTGACAGATCCAACAGAAGGACAGATTATTTTTGACGGAAAAGATATTACACATATATCTGGGGCGAAATTGCGAGAAACACGTAAAAATTTTCAAATGGTTTTCCAAGATCCATACGCCTCCTTGAATTCAAAAATGATGGTAGGACATATCGTCGATGAACCAAAACGAAATTTCACGAAGAAGTCTCATAAAGAATTGATACTGGAAATAAAACAACTTTTAAAACGTGTCGGTTTACGTGAAGAAGATTACTATAAATATCCTCATGAATTTTCAGGTGGGCAGCGGCAAAGAATCGGTATTGCTCGGGCATTAGCTTTGAACCCCAAATTAATTGTAGCGGATGAGCCTGTAAGTGCATTAGATGTATCGATTCAATCACAAGTTCTTAATTTGTTGCAGGAGCTACAAGATGAATTTGATTTAACCTATTTGTTTATTGCACATGATTTGAGTGTTGTAAAACACATGAGTGACCGAATCGGTGTAATGTATCTTGGAAATTTAGTAGAGGTTAGTGAGAAAGATGAGATTTATGAGGAACCATTACATCCTTATACACAAGCTTTAACATCAGCCATACCGGATCCAAATCCATTGAACAAAAAGGAACGAATTATCTTGGAAGGGGATGTTCCTAGTCCGCAAAATCCACCTTCAGGTTGCGTCTTTCACACAAGGTGCCCGGTGGCAATGCCAAAATGTCAGGAAATTGTTCCCCAATTGAAGGAGGTGAGGCCGAATCGGGAGGTCGCATGCCTTTTATATGAAGAGGAATAA
- a CDS encoding acyl-CoA dehydrogenase family protein — MKLTDYKTIEERKKALEDKVHIFFERAKEHDEEATFPFDNFNDLKEIDYPALTVPQKYGGLGISLYELLTYQETIAKADGSTALSIGWHMGLNKHLGENGSWDEEKYAAFARNVVETGALLNNAASEPATGSPTRGGKPETVAKKEGSGWVINGRKTFTTMAPILDYFVVSASIDGTENVGNFLIKRERNGVSVDETWDSIAMRGSGSHDLVLENVHVDDDDLVEYAGSKGAAGWLLHIPACYLGIARAAQSVAVHFAATYSPNSIKGTISELPNVKQKLGEMELLLMESEHFLYGTAQKWDEGDEETRQTMKPELGAVKLSVVNKAVEVVDLAMRVAGARSLSKQNPLQRYYRDVRAGLHNPPMDDMTVMQLADKSVAERD, encoded by the coding sequence ATGAAATTGACAGACTATAAAACGATAGAAGAGCGAAAAAAGGCGTTGGAAGACAAGGTGCATATCTTTTTCGAACGAGCAAAAGAACACGACGAGGAAGCTACATTTCCATTTGATAATTTTAATGATCTAAAGGAAATCGATTATCCTGCCCTAACAGTTCCGCAAAAATATGGTGGTTTAGGTATTTCGCTTTATGAGTTGCTCACTTATCAGGAAACGATTGCTAAAGCAGACGGATCCACAGCACTTTCGATTGGCTGGCATATGGGGCTTAATAAACATTTAGGAGAGAATGGTAGTTGGGACGAAGAAAAATACGCCGCGTTTGCGCGAAACGTGGTTGAAACGGGAGCATTGCTAAATAACGCTGCCTCCGAACCAGCAACCGGAAGTCCAACACGAGGAGGCAAACCGGAAACCGTAGCGAAAAAAGAGGGTTCCGGTTGGGTCATTAATGGAAGAAAAACATTTACAACGATGGCTCCTATTCTTGATTACTTTGTTGTCAGTGCTTCGATTGACGGAACGGAGAATGTCGGGAATTTCCTAATTAAACGAGAAAGAAATGGTGTTTCTGTTGATGAGACTTGGGATTCAATCGCAATGCGGGGATCTGGAAGCCATGATCTCGTTTTAGAAAATGTCCATGTGGACGATGATGACCTTGTTGAATACGCGGGAAGTAAAGGCGCCGCTGGATGGTTATTACATATTCCAGCATGCTATCTCGGGATTGCTCGTGCGGCACAAAGCGTTGCAGTTCATTTCGCTGCTACTTATTCGCCAAACAGCATTAAGGGAACCATTTCTGAACTACCGAATGTAAAACAAAAACTTGGTGAAATGGAACTACTCCTTATGGAAAGTGAGCATTTTCTGTATGGTACTGCCCAAAAATGGGATGAAGGTGATGAAGAAACTCGTCAGACAATGAAACCGGAGCTAGGGGCAGTAAAATTATCTGTTGTGAATAAAGCGGTGGAAGTCGTTGACCTCGCTATGCGTGTAGCTGGTGCTCGAAGTTTGTCCAAGCAAAATCCATTGCAGCGTTATTATCGCGACGTCCGGGCCGGATTGCATAACCCGCCAATGGATGATATGACAGTGATGCAGCTGGCCGACAAAAGCGTCGCTGAGCGGGACTAA
- the rfbA gene encoding glucose-1-phosphate thymidylyltransferase RfbA → MKGIILAGGSGSRLAPSTDGMNKHLLPIYDKPMVYYPLSVLILGGIREIMIISTPEDRPRFEKILGDGSDLGISLNYREQTDPNGIPEALTISEDFIGGDNVTLILADNIFYGQGFTTLLRNAIKNHQHATVFGYRVKDPKRFGVVEFDHRQKVISLEEKPEDPKSDFAVTGLYIYDHQAVRMAKKLRYSTRGELEITDLNKAYLKKGQLDVELLGRGFAWMDAGTHEALFEASEFVKITQQRQGFKLACLEEIAYYLGYISKEALFKKGKSMEKNDYGQYLMDIADRKHTQQYWDSIDHHPMLGLVENE, encoded by the coding sequence ATGAAGGGTATTATTTTGGCTGGTGGTAGTGGATCGAGATTGGCTCCGAGTACGGATGGGATGAATAAGCATTTGCTGCCTATTTATGATAAGCCGATGGTTTATTATCCATTATCTGTGCTAATACTAGGCGGTATACGTGAGATTATGATTATTAGCACACCGGAAGATCGCCCACGATTTGAAAAAATATTAGGAGATGGCTCAGATCTGGGTATTTCGCTCAACTATCGTGAGCAAACCGATCCAAATGGAATTCCGGAAGCTTTGACGATCTCCGAAGATTTTATTGGTGGAGATAATGTCACATTAATCCTTGCTGACAACATTTTTTACGGCCAAGGGTTCACCACACTACTCAGAAATGCCATCAAAAATCATCAACATGCAACCGTCTTCGGATATCGTGTTAAAGATCCAAAAAGGTTTGGTGTTGTGGAATTCGACCATCGTCAAAAAGTCATTTCGTTAGAAGAAAAACCGGAGGATCCAAAATCGGATTTCGCCGTAACTGGACTGTATATCTATGACCACCAAGCGGTTAGAATGGCGAAAAAACTTAGATACTCAACCAGAGGTGAGCTGGAAATCACAGACCTGAATAAAGCATACTTGAAAAAAGGGCAATTGGATGTTGAATTGCTGGGAAGAGGATTTGCCTGGATGGATGCCGGAACACATGAAGCCTTATTCGAAGCATCCGAATTTGTGAAGATCACCCAGCAGCGTCAAGGCTTTAAGCTCGCATGTTTGGAAGAAATCGCCTATTATTTAGGATATATAAGTAAAGAAGCATTATTTAAAAAGGGAAAATCAATGGAAAAGAACGATTATGGACAATATCTCATGGACATAGCCGACAGAAAACACACGCAGCAATATTGGGATTCCATCGATCATCATCCAATGTTAGGACTGGTAGAAAATGAATAA
- the rfbB gene encoding dTDP-glucose 4,6-dehydratase, producing the protein MNKRQPTLLVTGGAGFIGSNFIHYYLKKYPNARLLNIDKLTYAGSTDNLTEVETLENYHFIQGDITDEVLIETIFADYDITGVIHFAAESHVDRSIQDAKAFVASNVFGTLTLLQAARKDWENKGVLSERRFHHISTDEVYGSLGEKGKFSESTPYDPRNPYSASKASANMFVKSFGHTYGMNIVISSSSNNYGPRQHKEKLIPTIIRKALAGESIPIYGDGKNIRDWLYVTDHCRALDTIYHHGNPLETYNVGGGNEKANIEMAREICSSLDELVPQYKTTESFKDLITFTTDRKGHDRRYAVDDRKLRKALGWKPTEDFHSGLRKTVEWYVNQWKTHPVH; encoded by the coding sequence ATGAATAAGCGACAACCAACCCTTCTCGTCACGGGCGGTGCAGGGTTTATCGGATCAAATTTTATTCACTATTATTTAAAAAAATATCCGAACGCACGTTTACTTAATATTGATAAACTAACCTATGCTGGTTCAACAGACAATTTAACCGAAGTGGAAACTCTAGAAAATTATCATTTTATACAAGGCGATATCACAGATGAAGTGCTTATAGAAACCATTTTTGCAGACTATGATATTACTGGGGTCATCCATTTTGCAGCTGAATCACATGTAGACAGATCCATACAGGATGCAAAAGCATTTGTAGCCTCAAATGTGTTTGGTACACTAACCCTTCTGCAAGCAGCGAGAAAAGACTGGGAAAATAAAGGCGTGCTATCCGAAAGGCGCTTCCATCACATTTCAACAGATGAAGTATACGGATCCTTAGGCGAGAAAGGGAAATTTTCGGAAAGTACACCATATGACCCACGTAATCCATACAGTGCCTCCAAAGCAAGTGCCAATATGTTTGTTAAAAGCTTTGGACATACGTATGGCATGAATATTGTGATTTCCTCAAGCTCAAACAATTATGGACCGAGACAGCACAAGGAAAAACTTATCCCGACTATCATCCGAAAGGCCCTAGCAGGGGAGTCAATTCCTATTTACGGAGACGGGAAAAACATAAGAGACTGGCTCTATGTTACGGATCATTGCCGTGCGCTGGACACGATCTATCATCATGGAAATCCACTTGAAACCTATAATGTCGGTGGGGGTAATGAAAAAGCAAACATTGAAATGGCAAGAGAAATTTGCTCGAGTTTGGATGAGCTAGTTCCACAATACAAAACGACCGAAAGCTTTAAAGATTTAATTACCTTTACTACAGATCGTAAAGGACATGATAGAAGGTATGCTGTTGATGATCGCAAATTACGAAAAGCATTGGGCTGGAAACCAACCGAAGACTTCCATTCAGGACTCCGGAAAACGGTAGAATGGTATGTGAATCAATGGAAAACGCATCCCGTCCATTAA
- a CDS encoding glycosyltransferase family 2 protein, with translation MENASRPLISVVVPVYGCETCLKELCSRITETVTNIPAHYEIILVNDSSPDDAWTIIKQLSKQDENIKGINFARNFGQHHAITAGLDYTNGDWIVVMDCDLQDQPEEIVTLYQKAREGYDVVFGKRTLRQDNWFKRKSSQAFYRVYDYFSGQATDHSIANFSINAKKVVMGFRRMREQNRFFPLFIKWMGYKTTSVTVEHNARKEGKSSYNIKKLITLATDAIISQSNKPLRLSIQLGFLIASASFIYAVYLFGRYFFLDETVQGWTSVMVSIFFISGLMFFNLGVLGLYIGKIFNETKGRPLYLIRETTDDYIDDYEEWS, from the coding sequence ATGGAAAACGCATCCCGTCCATTAATATCCGTTGTCGTCCCTGTTTACGGCTGTGAAACCTGCCTGAAGGAGCTTTGCAGTCGCATAACAGAAACCGTCACAAATATTCCAGCCCACTACGAAATAATTTTAGTGAACGATAGCAGCCCGGATGACGCTTGGACAATAATCAAACAACTAAGCAAGCAGGATGAAAACATTAAGGGAATTAATTTTGCCCGAAATTTTGGCCAGCATCATGCAATTACTGCTGGTCTTGATTATACGAACGGGGACTGGATTGTCGTGATGGATTGCGACCTCCAGGACCAGCCTGAAGAAATCGTGACATTATATCAAAAAGCACGAGAAGGGTATGACGTTGTTTTCGGCAAGCGAACGTTACGCCAGGATAATTGGTTCAAACGTAAATCATCGCAAGCCTTTTACCGTGTATACGATTATTTCAGCGGACAGGCAACCGACCATTCCATAGCCAATTTCAGTATAAACGCTAAGAAAGTGGTCATGGGGTTTAGACGTATGCGCGAGCAAAACCGCTTTTTCCCTTTATTTATCAAGTGGATGGGGTATAAAACGACAAGTGTCACTGTAGAACACAACGCACGAAAGGAAGGAAAATCTTCATATAATATTAAAAAACTAATTACCCTTGCGACAGATGCCATCATATCTCAATCGAATAAACCATTGAGGCTATCGATTCAATTAGGTTTTCTGATCGCATCGGCCTCTTTCATCTATGCCGTATATTTATTCGGCAGGTATTTTTTCCTTGATGAAACGGTACAGGGGTGGACTAGTGTCATGGTATCGATTTTCTTTATCAGTGGTTTGATGTTCTTCAATTTAGGTGTACTAGGTCTATACATTGGGAAGATTTTCAACGAAACAAAAGGCCGACCGCTTTATTTGATTAGGGAAACAACAGATGATTATATTGATGACTACGAGGAATGGAGCTGA
- a CDS encoding GNAT family N-acetyltransferase codes for MTDFLEPTPWDRRNFHVDTYQLTSTTIEALKQTSEVEGHFTVKVAPLENKEKLIKYGFYYVDTLIEPVCRQENLQTVEQEGIYFSRDYNQETILEIAREAFGNGRFHRDFNIPDFMADRRYMNWVKDLIEKDLILALNLQDRTAGFFAYEGDKILLLGIHKDFRGKGFAKAFASHCVEEQFKLTGYDTLKTSISPANLASLNVFISLGFRLKDSVDVYHKLNGSLPVGG; via the coding sequence ATGACAGATTTTTTGGAACCAACCCCATGGGATAGACGAAATTTTCATGTGGACACCTATCAGCTAACCTCAACGACGATCGAGGCGCTGAAGCAAACCAGCGAAGTTGAAGGACATTTCACGGTAAAGGTGGCTCCACTTGAAAATAAGGAGAAGCTCATTAAATATGGATTTTATTATGTGGACACATTAATTGAACCTGTGTGCAGACAAGAAAACCTGCAAACTGTTGAGCAGGAAGGCATCTATTTTTCCCGGGATTACAATCAAGAAACAATCCTGGAAATCGCAAGAGAAGCATTCGGTAACGGACGCTTTCACCGTGATTTTAACATTCCGGACTTTATGGCAGATAGACGGTATATGAACTGGGTGAAGGACCTCATAGAAAAAGATCTGATACTTGCACTTAACCTTCAAGATAGAACTGCGGGATTTTTTGCATACGAAGGGGATAAAATACTCTTGCTCGGCATACATAAAGATTTTCGCGGCAAGGGATTTGCCAAAGCATTCGCAAGTCACTGCGTAGAGGAACAATTCAAGCTAACCGGTTATGACACATTAAAAACATCTATTTCACCAGCGAATCTGGCTTCATTGAATGTATTTATTTCACTTGGGTTCCGATTGAAAGACAGTGTTGACGTGTATCATAAATTAAATGGTTCGCTTCCGGTTGGAGGCTGA
- a CDS encoding EamA family transporter — translation MGYAYIFSTIFFTVYGQLILKWKINQFGSLPEAWIDKFGFLFQILFNPWILSGFLAAFLAALSWMAAMTKFDISYAYPFMSLSFVLVFILSVALFGEPISTQKVVGFSLIILGIIVMR, via the coding sequence ATGGGATATGCTTATATTTTCTCAACAATCTTTTTCACGGTGTACGGTCAATTGATTTTAAAATGGAAAATAAATCAATTTGGAAGCCTGCCTGAAGCATGGATAGATAAATTTGGTTTCTTGTTTCAAATTCTATTTAACCCATGGATTCTATCAGGCTTTCTTGCGGCATTTTTAGCGGCATTAAGCTGGATGGCAGCGATGACGAAATTCGATATCAGCTATGCCTATCCATTTATGAGCTTATCCTTTGTGCTTGTTTTTATTCTTTCCGTCGCCTTATTTGGTGAACCGATCAGTACACAAAAAGTAGTTGGATTTTCTCTAATTATACTTGGCATTATCGTAATGAGGTGA
- the rffA gene encoding dTDP-4-amino-4,6-dideoxygalactose transaminase — MTALLTEVGEGDEVIMPAYTFVSTANAYALRKAQIRFVDVDPDTMNVDPERIEAAVTDRTKVIVVVHYAGVSCDMEQISDIANKHGLWIVEDAAQGMMSSYNEKPLGAIGHLGTFSFHETKNYTSGGEGGALIVNDPTLTERAEILQEKGTDRSLFMQGMVDKYTWRDVGSSYLLSELNAAYLSVQLEYADQINAERLHTWAGYYEGLLPLMHAGKIALPHVPENCRHNAHMFYIKTRDKQERSDLIDYLKENNVTAVTHYVPLHSAYAGQIYGKFIGKDKYTTIESERLLRLPLYYGIEKEDVAHGIKIITDFYQK, encoded by the coding sequence ATGACCGCACTATTAACGGAAGTTGGTGAGGGGGATGAAGTGATCATGCCCGCTTATACTTTTGTTTCGACCGCAAATGCCTATGCATTAAGGAAAGCGCAGATTCGGTTTGTCGATGTTGATCCAGACACGATGAATGTAGACCCGGAGCGAATAGAAGCAGCAGTTACGGATCGAACAAAGGTCATCGTCGTTGTTCATTATGCCGGCGTGAGCTGTGACATGGAACAGATTTCAGACATTGCAAACAAGCACGGTTTATGGATCGTTGAAGATGCTGCACAAGGTATGATGAGCAGCTATAACGAAAAACCACTCGGTGCAATCGGGCATCTGGGCACATTCAGTTTTCATGAAACAAAAAATTATACATCCGGCGGTGAAGGCGGCGCACTGATAGTAAATGATCCTACGCTTACAGAACGAGCGGAAATTCTACAAGAAAAAGGGACGGATCGCTCCTTATTTATGCAAGGTATGGTCGATAAATATACCTGGCGCGATGTCGGCTCTTCCTATTTATTAAGCGAACTGAACGCTGCCTACTTATCCGTTCAACTCGAATATGCGGATCAGATTAATGCAGAACGACTACATACTTGGGCCGGGTATTATGAAGGGTTGCTTCCACTCATGCATGCTGGGAAAATCGCCCTCCCGCATGTTCCTGAAAATTGTAGGCATAATGCGCATATGTTTTATATAAAAACACGCGATAAGCAAGAGCGTTCGGACCTTATCGATTACCTAAAGGAAAATAACGTTACAGCAGTAACGCATTATGTGCCATTGCATTCCGCCTATGCCGGTCAAATATACGGCAAATTCATTGGCAAGGATAAATACACAACAATCGAAAGCGAACGACTTTTACGCTTACCACTTTATTATGGTATAGAAAAAGAGGATGTGGCACATGGAATCAAGATTATTACAGATTTTTATCAAAAATAA
- a CDS encoding DUF6044 family protein: MESRLLQIFIKNKFIWIACIILIAYLLPYYILGEDMHIRVHDNLDSNIVWYKLLAESGQIFTLSDVTLPQVIDGLPRSALPSAFDAVVWLYVLFEPMTAYTISQTIMRFAALFGMYLLLTRHVFHEVKSPWITVGASLAFAMLPYWPSGALSIAGLPLALHLFLTIRKFGWKTPKYNWVLLFVIPFFSNFILTFVFFLALMGLFWLIDWFRFKKSNWPFFTAVASMTGIYLVKEYLVITSMFFDGGFASHRDELNLGHNTFERSVELAWENFLYGHTHDEAHQVLIIIPVIFTALLVAAYSNVKPKKLITLFLFNFCLSVWYAFWYWEGWRIVKDNVMIANTFNFARIHFFDPAVWYICFALALALLWKHLKFGKVLAVVLVILQCCLVFELNEENKYSSFDTPTFAEFYSEDLFDEIEAYIGEDQSDYRVVSIGMHPTIAQYNGFYTLDTYNNSIPLTYKHDFREVIEGELDKSPSLKNYFDTWGGRLYMYIAEHGENYLYTKDHNDPIEQLDINTEALQELGGDYILSAVPIENYEELGLEQEEVFENSKSPWQIWLYRV, encoded by the coding sequence ATGGAATCAAGATTATTACAGATTTTTATCAAAAATAAATTTATCTGGATAGCATGCATCATCCTCATCGCCTACCTTCTTCCGTATTACATACTCGGTGAGGATATGCACATCCGCGTACATGACAACTTGGATTCAAACATTGTTTGGTACAAATTACTCGCAGAAAGTGGACAAATTTTTACGCTATCGGATGTCACCTTGCCTCAAGTTATTGATGGGCTCCCAAGAAGCGCATTGCCTTCAGCCTTTGATGCTGTCGTGTGGCTATACGTGCTTTTTGAGCCAATGACAGCATATACCATTAGTCAAACAATCATGCGATTTGCCGCACTTTTCGGCATGTATTTGTTGCTGACAAGGCATGTGTTTCATGAAGTGAAATCACCATGGATTACCGTCGGTGCCTCGCTAGCTTTTGCGATGCTTCCGTATTGGCCATCTGGTGCTTTATCCATTGCTGGCCTTCCGCTGGCATTGCATCTGTTCCTGACAATTCGAAAATTTGGCTGGAAAACACCGAAATACAACTGGGTCCTTTTATTTGTGATTCCATTTTTCTCGAATTTTATTTTGACTTTCGTGTTCTTCCTTGCGCTTATGGGGCTATTCTGGCTGATTGACTGGTTCCGTTTCAAAAAATCAAATTGGCCGTTTTTTACAGCCGTTGCCTCGATGACGGGGATTTACTTGGTGAAAGAGTATTTGGTCATCACTTCTATGTTTTTTGACGGTGGATTTGCGTCACACCGGGATGAACTAAATCTGGGGCATAATACATTTGAACGCAGTGTGGAGCTTGCTTGGGAAAATTTCCTATACGGGCATACGCATGATGAAGCCCATCAGGTATTGATTATTATTCCAGTCATATTTACTGCTTTGCTCGTTGCTGCTTACAGTAATGTGAAACCGAAAAAGCTAATAACCCTATTCCTGTTTAACTTTTGTCTTTCTGTATGGTATGCCTTCTGGTATTGGGAAGGCTGGCGTATAGTGAAGGACAATGTCATGATCGCCAATACATTTAATTTTGCCCGGATCCATTTTTTCGATCCAGCTGTCTGGTATATATGTTTTGCATTGGCACTCGCATTGTTATGGAAACATCTGAAATTCGGGAAAGTACTTGCTGTCGTATTGGTTATTTTGCAATGCTGTCTCGTTTTTGAATTAAATGAGGAGAACAAATATAGCTCGTTTGATACACCAACATTTGCAGAGTTCTACTCTGAGGATTTATTCGACGAAATTGAGGCTTATATTGGCGAGGACCAGTCCGATTACCGTGTTGTTAGCATCGGTATGCATCCAACGATCGCACAATACAATGGGTTTTATACGTTGGATACGTATAATAACAGTATTCCACTAACATATAAGCATGATTTTCGGGAAGTCATCGAGGGCGAACTCGATAAAAGTCCATCACTGAAAAACTATTTTGATACATGGGGCGGTCGCCTGTACATGTATATCGCAGAACACGGCGAAAATTATCTATATACGAAAGATCACAATGATCCGATTGAACAACTTGATATTAATACAGAAGCACTACAAGAATTAGGCGGCGACTACATTCTCTCAGCCGTCCCAATCGAAAACTATGAGGAACTAGGGCTCGAACAAGAGGAAGTTTTTGAAAACAGTAAATCCCCGTGGCAAATTTGGCTGTACAGGGTGTAA